From Vitis vinifera cultivar Pinot Noir 40024 chromosome 14, ASM3070453v1, a single genomic window includes:
- the LOC104881561 gene encoding cell wall / vacuolar inhibitor of fructosidase 1 — MTYMYSTWGHLFQSPTKKMNTSGAGVAIALVIMLSFLPLNQSQANLVEQTCQKVQYHDLCVSALRSDGRSSSADVKGLAAIMLQLVKANGTDILAEVNTMLPNATDDVTKKCLGLCRDKFGEALNGLIPEAMAKLQSGSKHEAMLVTIEVGESAIECDSCFSNGRFGPSRGPPPFSDKNHVYFYLATVAKDIIGLS; from the coding sequence ATGACATATATGTATAGTACTTGGGGCCACCTTTTCCAATCGCCGACAAAGAAGATGAACACCTCCGGCGCAGGCGTAGCAATTGCCCTTGTCATTATGCTGAGCTTTCTGCCTCTGAATCAATCCCAAGCGAACCTGGTGGAACAAACGTGCCAGAAGGTCCAGTATCACGACCTCTGCGTCTCAGCTTTAAGGTCGGACGGCCGGAGCTCCAGCGCGGATGTGAAAGGGCTTGCTGCCATCATGCTACAATTGGTGAAAGCCAACGGCACTGATATTCTCGCAGAAGTGAACACGATGCTCCCTAATGCCACCGACGATGTGACCAAGAAGTGTCTGGGGTTGTGTCGTGACAAGTTTGGTGAAGCTCTTAATGGATTGATCCCGGAAGCCATGGCCAAACTGCAATCGGGATCCAAACATGAGGCCATGCTCGTAACAATTGAAGTCGGCGAAAGTGCAATTGAATGTGATTCTTGCTTCAGTAATGGGCGATTTGGACCGTCCCGTGGTCCTCCGCCGTTCAGCGACAAGAATCATGTTTACTTTTACCTTGCTACTGTGGCCAAAGACATCATTGGACTCAGTTGA